A single genomic interval of Saccharomyces eubayanus strain FM1318 chromosome IV, whole genome shotgun sequence harbors:
- the STP4 gene encoding Stp4p — protein MPVSPSFASSIDSIISHEAVSLPRNPPFIDTSNKMGNPTTSPHATLQHLIDPPVLSSTTSSSRSTLSSALNSPPPPPSITSYSSYNSSACQSITSSPTDNTTLPQSSKFYFPHSLSPTPLSSNSSSHVILPPISSFTNLITVAEREFNGRSNSLHANFTAPVPRTVLDHQRHELSLCNPITAATVKNTTPSPPAQHTQHILSTVEGVPRSKSVSSLPVNGFPALMGRQQQQNTGSSTASTLPSIPSPLTNEHTNKYSSSLRDSSKIIKQRKKKECPICHNFYANLSTHKSTHLTPEDRPHKCPVCQRGFARNNDLIRHKKRHWKDEFMQIYARDPQSNSNTDDADDTPHVSATNDADDSDDKSAALASSSSEDTKLLKKNQLRSLYKIKGAFKCPYNSTLINLDMEVYPHKTRSLYFEPINCHQTGVFSRCDTFKNHLKALHFEYPPKTKKEDRSIVPGKCKHCGLQFPNVDVWLNKHVGKGCGYAYH, from the coding sequence ATGCCTGTATCGCCTTCATTTGCGTCGAGTATAGATTCGATAATATCTCATGAAGCCGTCTCTTTGCCAAGAAATCCTCCCTTTATAGATACTTCGAATAAAATGGGTAACCCAACGACTTCACCCCACGCCACCCTTCAACACTTAATAGATCCGCCTGTGTTGTCCAGCACAACGTCATCTTCCCGCTCCACCCTCAGTTCTGCGTTGAACTCGCCTCCACCTCCACCGTCGATCACTTCGTACTCTTCTTATAATTCCTCTGCATGCCAATCCATCACGAGTTCGCCCACAGACAACACTACTCTGCCACAGAGCTCGAAGTTCTACTTCCCTCATAGCCTCTCGCCTACCCCGCTGTCTTCCAACAGCTCAAGCCATGTCATCTTACCCCCCATATCTTCCTTCACCAATCTGATTACCGTGGCGGAAAGAGAATTCAATGGCAGATCAAACTCCCTGCATGCCAATTTTACAGCACCCGTCCCAAGAACCGTGCTGGACCACCAAAGACACGAGTTGTCACTGTGCAACCCCATCACCGCGGCTACTGTCAAGAACACTACGCCCTCGCCACCGGCCCAACACACCCAGCATATACTGTCCACTGTGGAAGGTGTACCGAGATCAAAATCAGTTTCTAGTCTGCCTGTTAACGGGTTTCCGGCACTGATGGGCagacagcagcagcaaaaCACCGGTAGTAGCACTGCCTCGACCCTACCATCTATTCCTTCTCCATTAACCAATGAACACACTAACAAATATTCTTCGTCGCTCAGGGATTCGTCCAAGATAATcaagcaaagaaagaaaaaggaatgCCCCATATGCCACAATTTCTACGCCAACCTGTCCACGCACAAATCCACGCATTTGACCCCGGAAGACAGGCCTCACAAGTGCCCCGTTTGCCAACGTGGCTTTGCTAGAAACAACGACCTGATAAGGCACAAGAAACGCCATTGGAAGGACGAGTTCATGCAGATATACGCAAGGGATCCGCAAAGCAATAGCAATACTGACGATGCTGACGATACCCCGCACGTTTCCGCAACCAACGACGCCGACGATTCTGACGATAAATCGGCTGCTTTGGCCTCATCTTCTTCCGAGGACACGAAActactgaagaaaaatcaattaaGATCACTATACAAGATCAAAGGTGCCTTCAAATGCCCCTACAACTCCACCTTGATCAACTTAGACATGGAGGTGTACCCGCACAAGACCAGATCGCTTTATTTTGAGCCAATAAACTGCCATCAAACAGGCGTCTTTTCGCGCTGTGacactttcaaaaaccaTCTCAAGGCCTTGCATTTCGAATACCCACCCAAAaccaagaaggaagatAGAAGCATTGTGCCCGGAAAGTGCAAGCACTGTGGGCTACAGTTCCCCAACGTCGACGTCTGGCTGAACAAACATGTGGGAAAAGGATGTGGTTACGCATACCACTAG